The Pan paniscus chromosome 21, NHGRI_mPanPan1-v2.0_pri, whole genome shotgun sequence region tacaagtaatTCTTGAAATCTAAGGGCTAATTTGTGAAGTAAATTTGGAAGCTACTTTATGCTGTAGTTCCATCCTAGAGACCGAGAGAACTGCACTAGGAAAACCTGTTCAACCTTTTTTAAAccagaaattctttctttctccagaaATCCTTTTCAGGTAATGCCTAATGATATCTCATTGAACATGTATTAGAAattgtagtttaatttttaattaaataattcagtgaaaatatattaattgtaaagataaattttaacACATATGGGAATACTAGACTTACGGTGGTCATCAACCCAAAATGCTACAAAATTACATAGAATGGTTAGtttggcaaaaaataaatatcaccactaccaccaaaaACCTAggtttcaaaaagaaataaaagaagcattccaaaatgttaaaaatttttcatttgtctactttctaaatgttctttgaaacacTTCTTATGTCACCATAATTTTGaagtttaaaagtaaagaaatagttCTTCTAGTTAATATACTGCCTTAAAGTTACTCTGGCTCACAAACAGAACAAAGCAAAGCGTGACTTGACAGCAGTCGAATTACGGGAAATTGAAGCTAAACTAAATTGGATACCTCACCTCATCTAAACTCCTTACTTTATAAGAAGGAAAAGCATCACAAAATGTTGAGGCCATTTAACTTAAAGTCATCAGGTGAGTTAGAGATAATTTGAGACcactgctttttttctctttgttactaTTCTCTTACGAAGTTTTGCCTGAAAAcaggtctactaaaaatataagaatttgtAATGAAGATGAACATATATCATTgcctttctgcttaggattgttcAATATTTTCCCATTGATAATATATAAAATCCTACCTACTTTGACCTCCTCTCCCACCATTTCCTTGCTCTCTTATCTCCTAGAACTTCATTCTTGACTCCAAAGCTGCACCCTCCTGCATCAGTTTCTTTTGTTTGAAATCTTCAGCCCTTCATAAATTTCATCCAGCAAACTCCTATTTATCCTTTAACtccctattattttttcttacagtgccacattttccttcatTAGCACATATCCAATTTAAAGTTACACAGTTTGAGTTTTTgcttgactttctgtttctgcactAAAGCATAAGCTCCACAAAAGCAAGTATCATGTCTGATTTAACAGGgtatattctattctttttttttcacaaggCGGTGCCCGGTTCGGTCCCAGACGGGGCCACCAACCGACGTAAAGCCGGTGAGCCACTCGGGGAGGAGAGAGGatcggcgggcggcgggcggggaaGGGGGCGCAGACAGGCAAGGGCCGGGGACCGCCAGGGCAAGGGCACCTGGGAGCCCGCAGAGGGGCGGCTCAGGGAGAAACCTCAGGCATGGCCGGGCCACCAGGAAAACACGGCCGCGGGATCCCACCGCCACAGACACGAGGGCGGTCCCGCGGCGCCCCGCCTGGGATGCCGGAAGGCCCTCGGCACCCACCAAGACCTGCCTCACGAGCCCCGGGTCCCGCCACCGGGGCCCCGAAGTGACCACAGCCACAAACTCAACGCCAGGGCCACATCGCTCGTGATTCTCGTCCATCCTCCGACCCGGTCCCGCTCCGGGAGACCGGCGCGCCCCCACCGTGGGACGCTTTCCCAGGGCCAGGCAGCCCGACCACGTGCCACGCAAACGCGGTCGTCGGCACCGGTCGCGACTTGGCAAGGGAGCGGGCGGAGAGCTGACTCGCGGCGGAGGGGGGGTCACTCGCCGGACGGAACGCTGCGCACAGCCATGGCTCGCTGTCAGCCGCGTCCCAACCCGCTAGGACGCTGGGCCTGGCAGGCGGGATCCTCCCCTTACTCGGAAGGGGGAGGCGCCGGCCACAGTAGGCGACGAGCCGCGCTCGGCCACCACCGCGGTGGCCGGCGGAACCCTCGCTCTTCTCCCGTCACCCCGTCCagggggaagctgaggagggttcCTCTGCAAGCGAGTCGCTACTGCAGCGCTACCATaacggagagagagacagaggcggcAGGCCGGGGGATCCCGTACCCCAAGGCACACCTCTCGGATCGCTAGAGAAGGCTTTCTCACCGAGGATGGGTCACAGTCCCCACCCGCCAGCCGCCCCTCGTGGGGCCCGAGGGGCCCGCAGA contains the following coding sequences:
- the LOC134729683 gene encoding uncharacterized protein LOC134729683, with amino-acid sequence MDENHERCGPGVEFVAVVTSGPRWRDPGLVRQVLVGAEGLPASQAGRRGTALVSVAVGSRGRVFLVARPCLRFLPEPPLCGLPGALALAVPGPCLSAPPSPPAARRSSLLPEWLTGFTSVGGPVWDRTGHRLVKKKE